In Prunus dulcis chromosome 1, ALMONDv2, whole genome shotgun sequence, the following are encoded in one genomic region:
- the LOC117615650 gene encoding uncharacterized protein LOC117615650 — protein sequence MGKLLCDSTTVAETFQSSSPTVPWRDPPKASPLDEDAISAVDLVDQSTADVAWDSVVGLEEQQRRHLQRLHTKGVLWKHPEDQDSSESDSDSLMPQKSMVFRLSHGGEVSSDGNCLFTASQKAMRAAREVDARELRRRTVRRFKEDYGSAAGEEKRVIDDAIRHMYAPDLRAGWGIHLIQEFKLLAKKDERVSLDSAIDELLQLGMQRELAAESIYKERCIPVNDGASWAKYMSTSGSTHDEYDIITLQYTEEGLLSIDENREGHAAAFGDDIAIECLATEFKREIYVVQAHGSDAMVDEENCVFFLPHRPRSQICEPPFFLFMKGTGWCGAGADHYEPLIAHPLSLISQEKVAVVL from the exons ATGGGGAAACTACTATGCGATTCGACTACGGTTGCCGAGACATTTCAAAGCTCCTCGCCGACGGTTCCCTGGAGGGACCCACCCAAGGCGTCGCCACTGGACGAGGACGCAATCTCGGCCGTAGATCTCGTTGACCAGTCAACGGCCGACGTCGCATGGGACAGCGTGGTGGGCCTCGAGGAGCAGCAGAGACGGCACCTCCAGAGGCTGCACACGAAGGGCGTGCTGTGGAAGCACCCAGAGGATCAAGACTCGTCCGAGTCCGACTCGGACTCGTTAATGCCACAGAAGTCGATGGTCTTCAGACTGTCGCACGGGGGCGAGGTGTCGTCGGACGGGAATTGCCTGTTCACGGCGTCGCAGAAGGCGATGAGGGCGGCGCGTGAGGTGGACGCGCGGGAGTTGAGGAGGCGGACGGTCCGGAGATTCAAGGAAGACTACGGATCTGCGGCCGGGGAGGAGAAGCGCGTGATAGACGACGCGATTCGGCATATGTACGCGCCTGATCTGAGGGCTGGGTGGGGGATACATTTGATTCAGGAGTTCAAGTTGTTGGCCAAGAAAGACGAGCGCGTGAGTCTTGATTCTGCCATCGATGAGCTTCTTCAGCTCGGCATGCAGAG AGAGCTGGCAGCAGAGTCTATTTACAAAGAAAGATGTATCCCAGTGAATGATGGAGCGAGTTGGGCGAAATACATGTCGACCTCTGGTTCTACCCATGATGAATATGATATCATCACATTGCAGTACACAGAGGAAGGTTTATTATCCATTGATGAAAACAGAGAAGGTCATGCCGCGGCTTTTGGAGATGATATCGCAATAGAGTGTCTTGCCACAGAGTTTAAGCGAGAAATATATGTG GTTCAAGCACATGGATCGGATGCAAtggttgatgaagaaaattgtGTTTTCTTCCTTCCACATCGACCCAGGAGTCAAATTTGTGAacctcctttctttcttttcatgaaAGGAACAG GTTGGTGTGGTGCCGGAGCTGATCACTATGAACCCCTCATCGCCCATCCTCTGTCATTAATTTCCCAGGAGAAGGTTGCTGTGGTACTCTGA
- the LOC117615151 gene encoding cilia- and flagella-associated protein 251-like, which produces MDPIKGEKLRAMKSYKKQNNSQIFYSLIVHLLIAIACCLLCSYSHWFPSLYTAKHLLFMSLPNSWSGFFNPRCLFIVVNFIVVFLIGESRLSGRQSSPANEMYNEYVERTRSLRAPTSMFQEKKEERTELPILSQKEDNAKILEEKEVDETKEDKHEVDQDEDFKECEGTDEEEKEEEIEKKEEEIEQEKKEEEEEEEEEEAAGIPAEELNKRVEAFIARVNKQRSLEARFLVCGKA; this is translated from the coding sequence ATGGATCCAATCAAGGGTGAAAAGCTTCGAGCCATGAAGAGTTACAAGAAGCAGAACAACAGTCAAATTTTTTACAGTCTTATTGTTCATTTGCTTATTGCAATAGCATGCTGTTTACTTTGTTCGTACTCTCATTGGTTTCCTTCTCTCTACACTGCCAAACACTTGTTGTTTATGTCTCTTCCAAATTCTTGGTCCGGGTTCTTTAACCCCAGGTGCCTTTTCATTGTGGTCAATTTCATAGTAGTCTTCCTTATTGGAGAATCGAGGCTCAGCGGCAGGCAATCATCTCCCGCGAATGAGATGTACAACGAGTATGTTGAGAGAACTCGAAGTCTCAGGGCGCCAACCTCAATGTttcaagagaagaaagaagagaggaCCGAACTGCCGATATTGAGTCAGAAGGAGGACAATGCGAAGATACTTGAAGAGAAGGAAGTTGATGAAACTAAAGAAGATAAGCATGAAGTTGATCAGGACGAAGACTTTAAAGAATGTGAGGGaactgatgaagaagaaaaagaagaagaaatagagaaaaaagaggaagaaatagaacaagaaaaaaaggaggaggaggaggaggaggaggaggaggaggcagCTGGAATTCCTGCTGAAGAACTAAACAAAAGAGTTGAAGCCTTTATTGCAAGGGTAAATAAGCAAAGGTCGCTGGAAGCTAGATTTTTGGTTTGTGGTAAAGCTTGA
- the LOC117614827 gene encoding uncharacterized protein LOC117614827 translates to MSGVSLAVAPRTEPDTTTTKPGSKSQEKPQHRQQQQAAVGGVMGSLRVIELQLVAFIMVFSASGLVPLFDLIFPAFASAYLLALSRLAFPAHGTVTSSSQEIFQGSRFFRVYVIVGTTIGLFLPLAYVLGGFARGDEHAVRSATPHLFLLSFQILTENVISGLSLFSPPVRALVPLLYTVRRIFVILDWTRDVWLNKTLPANAQLKDTAWFWFGRTLAIANFLYFSINLFGFLIPRFLPRAFERYFKERDEVHAKMAEDKRSEAAANKSEPVSDKKAA, encoded by the exons ATGTCAGGTGTGTCTCTTGCTGTGGCTCCTAGAACGGAGCCTGATACAACAACTACAAAACCCGGATCTAAATCGCAAGAGAAACCGCAGCACCGTCAACAACAGCAGGCTGCTGTTGGCGGTGTCATGGGCTCATTGCGGGTAATTGAGCTCCAACTCGTGGCTTTCATCATGGTCTTCTCAGCCAGTGGCCTTGTCCCGCTCTTTGATTTGATCTTCCCTGCTTTTGCCTCTGCCTATCTCTTAGCCCTGTCTCGCCTGGCCTTCCCGGCACATGGCACCGTCACTTCCAGCTCTCAGGAGATTTTCCAAGGCAGCAGATTCTTCAGGGTCTATGTGATCGTGGGCACCACCATTGGGCTTTTCTTGCCGCTTGCATATGTGCTGGGTGGCTTTGCAAGGGGTGACGAACATGCTGTGCGCTCTGCAACACCCCACTTGTTCTTGCTCTCGTTTCAGATTCTGACTGAGAATGTGATCAGCGGGCTGTCGCTGTTTTCGCCGCCGGTGAGAGCTTTGGTCCCATTACTTTACACTGTCAGGAGAATCTTTGTCATCCTCGATTGGACCAGAGATGTTTGGCTCAACAAAACCCTGCCTGCCAATGCACAGCTCAAG GACACTGCATGGTTTTGGTTTGGGAGGACCTTGGCCATAGCCAATTTCCTATATTTCTCCATCAACCTGTTCGGGTTTTTGATCCCTCGGTTCCTTCCGAGGGCGTTCGAGAGGTACTTCAAGGAGAGGGATGAAGTTCATGCCAAGATGGCAGAAGACAAGCGCTCTGAAGCAGCTGCAAATAAATCAGAACCAGTTTCAGATAAGAAAGCTGCTtga
- the LOC117616183 gene encoding heavy metal-associated isoprenylated plant protein 8-like, translating to MKAVKWLKKKSFGGYERVPLIKEEVGNVSEKKEEWCKFVELEFTKHCEGCIRDVKKCCKQTKGVESVVVDKDNPVVVVEGRFLLEKLCSRLQNVANKVVTVKRSEMEETQEQGESSHGDDHRQDKQENNNQNAEKNQQDEKNSQSSKEIVLRVLMHCEGCKSKVAKCLKGVEGIEDVTVDYANQRVVVKGKRANPLKVLERLQKKYSSNAELISPKPKPENKEKKEPQKKEEAQPQVKVVLLKMLMHCEGCANDIKKYLEKMKGVLSVEANMESSRVTVRGVVDPPKLIEYIKKQLGKHAEIVKQEQGHKQGNNNNNKKDPERENIFQYPPQYSSQHIYPNQTFSDENPFACSIM from the exons ATGAAGGCTGTTAAGtggttaaagaaaaaaagcttcGGGGGATATGAACGCGTCCCCTTAATAAAAGAAGAGGTTGGCAATGTatcagaaaagaaagaagag tgGTGCAAATTTGTTGAGCTAGAGTTTACCAAGCACTGTGAAGGTTGTATAAGAGATGTGAAAAAATGCTGCAAACAAACGAAAG GAGTTGAAAGTGTTGTGGTTGATAAGGATAATCCCGTAGTGGTAGTGGAAGGAAGATTTCTTCTGGAAAAGCTTTGCTCACGCCTCCAAAATGTGGCTAATAAGGTGGTCACAGTTAAGAGGTCAGAGATGGAAGAAACACAAGAACAAGGCGAGAGCAGCCATGGAGATGACCAC AGACAAGATAAACAGGAGAACAATAACCAAAATGCAGAGAAAAATCAACAAGATGAGAAGAACAGTCAGTCGAGCAAAGAGATTGTGTTGAGAGTACTTATGCATTGTGAAGGATGCAAAAGCAAGGTTGCTAAATGCTTGAAAGGGGTTGAAG GCATCGAAGATGTTACGGTTGATTATGCGAATCAGAGAGTGGTTGTGAAGGGGAAAAGGGCCAATCCATTGAAGGTTTTGGAGAGATTGCAGAAGAAGTATAGCAGCAATGCTGAACTTATCTCTCCAAAACCAAAGCCcgaaaacaaagagaaaaaagagccccaaaagaaagaagag GCTCAGCCTCAGGTGAAGGTTGTACTGTTGAAAATGTTGATGCATTGTGAAGGCTGTGCAAATGATATTAAGAAATACTTGGAGAAAATGAAAG GTGTTTTAAGTGTTGAAGCAAATATGGAGAGCTCAAGGGTGACAGTGAGGGGAGTGGTTGATCCACCAAAGCTGATAGAATACATCAAAAAACAATTAGGGAAGCATGCTGAGATTGTGAAGCAAGAACAAGGACACAAACAgggcaacaacaacaacaacaagaaagaCCCAGAAAGGGAAAATATATTTCAGTATCCTCCTCAATACTCATCTCAGCATATTTACCCCAACCAGACATTTAGTGACGAAAACCCTTTTGCCTGTTCCATAATGTAA